From Paenarthrobacter sp. A20:
CACAGCGACTCTGCTGGATTCAGCGGATGCGACAAAGGCGACCGCCCTGCGGACGTCATCGGTGGTTTCCCTGAAGCCGCCGTGCCCAGGGGGCGCACGCCGGTACTCGATGTTCCAAACAGTGAAGCCCCGGCGGGCAAGGGCCCTCGAAAGTGGTGTGTGGATCTCCCGCCTGTACTCTTCGGAAAAGAATCCTCCGTGAATACTCACAACGATGCGGTCCGATGCTTCGTGCACAAGCTGCCATACGTCGGCCACTTGGTCCGGGAGGTCGCCGTATGGCACTGTCCGTACCGAAACCTCGGGTCCGTCGCTGTGGTTTCGGTCCCAATCCGCCAGGTCTGCGAACCATTCGCTGAGCAGGTCCTCGGAGGGGTCGAGCGCCGACATCACGAGGCCAGATCCACCCGAAGGACCACAGCTGCCGCGCTGTCCCCGGCCGCGCACCCGGTGAACAAACCCGTACCGCCACCTTGCAGGGTCAGCGCCTCGATTAGCTCAGCTATCGCGCGCATGCCGGTGGGTGCTTGGGGATGCCCATAGATCAGGCTCGACCCATAGGGGTTAAGCAGGTCCGGATTCAGCTCAAGCTCCCGGCATAGCCACAGATCGTTGACGACGAAAGGGTTGTGCGTGGTGACCACATCAAGCTGGCCGGGTGAAATGGCAGCGTCGCGAAGTGCGCGTCCGGCTGCAAGAACCGGTGCCTTTGGCATGGCTCCAAGCTCTGCCCGGGCCGTGCCCACAGAAAGGATCTGTGCAACCCCGTGATTGCTCAGAGATCTGGCGCGGGAGCGGGTTGTAACCAGCATGCCGGCCGCACCATCTGCAGGGTGGGTCTGGGACCCGGAGGTCACTACGCCACCATGAACCGTCGGCGCCAAGGCAGCCAAGCCTTCCTTTGTGGATTCCCGGACACCCTCGTCTGCGTCAACCATCCGGATGCTTCCACGCGGTCCGGGGACTTCGACCTGTACGAAGTAGCGGCGCTGAAATGCCCGGTCCCCTGCAAGGGCGCGCTGGTACTGGGTGGAGCGAAGCAGAGTCATGTCGTCAAGCTGCGCCCTGGAGAATCCTGCTTCGCGGGCAACCCGCTCCGCGGTCTCAACCATCGGTTTCCCGGTCAGCGGATCCCGCGCAAAGTTATCGAGCACCCAGTCCTCCGACTGGACGCGGCCGGATCCTGTTGGGTAGACCAAATGGGGACCATTGCTGGTGCGGTCAGCGGTGACTGCCAGCACGAGTTCATCCTCGTCGCTGCCTTCGACCGTTTGTGCGGCGTGGGACACGACGGCCGCCGAGGTCGCGCAGGCTTGCGCGATCACAGGACCGCCCAGTGCGGGCGCACCGATCCGATACGCCAAGGTCGGCGTCGCGTAAAAGGCCTCAGGCTGTGGAATTGTCATGCCCAGCGCGATGCTGGTGAGGGATGCGGAGTCCACCCCCCGGTCCGCCAGCGCCCGCCGCGTCACATCGGCAGCCAGTTCCAAGCTGGACAGAGATGCCAGGCTGCCCTGCCAACGGCTGAACGGCGTGGACCAGGCAGCCCCCAAGGGGATAAATGCGCGTTCGAACCTCATGCGCGTACCCCTGTGTCTGTGGCGGCCTGCACCCGGATCAGGCGGGTCTTGCCTTCTGATCGTTCCAAAGTGCCGCGCGGAACCAACTCAACCTCGCAGCGGGCAATCAACCGGTCACGCAGCTCCCGCTCAAGGTCTGCCATGAGCGCGGAGAGATCTTCGGCCTCACCGTGCTCCACGCGGAGCTGTAGGGGTGGCACCACAAGTGGGGGTTCTTGACTCAGCAGAATCTCAAAGGCTCCCGTGGTGGCCGGCACCATTGAGGACACGACGTCGCTGATCGCTGAGGGCCAGACGTTCACACCGTTGACAATGAGGAGGTCGTCGGTTCGCCCAATGCAGGTGATGCGGGGAGACAGCCTGCCGCACGAACAAGCGCCGGTCCTGACGCGAACACGGTCGCGCGTGCGGAAGCGGATCAAGGGGACGCACTGCCGCAAAAGATGTGTCGTGACCAGCTCTCCCTCGGCGCCATCCGCCCAGTCAATGACGTTCCCGGTTTCCGGGTCGATGAGTTCGAAGATGACGTGGTCTTCGGCGAGCAGGTGGTTTCCATCGAATTCGTTGCACATTGCCGAATACACGGGCAAGACGTCGGCATTGCCAACGCTTTCATATACCTCCGCGCCGAACGCCGACTCGATCTCCTGGCGGACCGATGGGATGGATCCGCCGGGTTCGGCTCCGACCAGGATGCGCCGGAATCCCAGGCTCCGAGGGTCCTCGCCGAGTCGGTTCCGCATGTAGTCGATGAGGTAACGCGCGAAAGACGGTGTACAGGAGAGGACGGTTGCGCCAAGGTCGCGTGCACTCTGTACCAAGCGGTCTGTAGCGCCAATACCAACGGGGACGAAGGTGGCCCCGGTGCGCTGCACTCCTTCGGCCAGTGGCAATCCACCGACGAAGAAGCCCAACGCCAGCCCATGAATCACCACATCGTCTTCAGTGACGCCCTGGCAGCGGTACACACGGGCCGCAACCTCCGCCCAGGCGTCTGCGTCTTTTGCCGTGACGCCAACGTAGCTTGGCCGTCCGGTGGTTCCGCTGGACGCATGGACTCTCACTACATCCCTCAGCGCTGCAGCCGCGTGGTCGCCCAACGGTGGGGTAGTCAGCTGGCTTTCGCGAAGTTCAGACTTTTCCGTGAACGGAAGGGCGGCCAGGTCTGCGACGGAACGGATCGCGTCGAACGCTGTGCCGGCGTCGGCAAACTTCCTCCGATAAAACGGTGAGTGCCCTTGAACGTATTCGAGTTGGGCCCTTAGCCGTTCTTCCTGGAGGAGACGGACCTGGTCGCGGACGAGGCCCGCGGTCTCCGTCGTGGTGGGGTTTGATTGCATTATTGCTCCTGATGGCTGTAAGGCGCGGAGGCCTGGGGAGCGAGCCTGCCGCTGGTGTCATTGCGCCAGGGACCGGTGCCGGGTGACGAGGGCCGCGATCTGCTGCTGCAGTTCGAGGTCCTCTGAGATGACCAGCACCAGCCCCTGGCTGGTTTCCTCTGCCCCTGTGGAGGAACCGGTGTGGGCCGTTTTGAAGAGCGCGTGCGCGGACCGGCGCACAAGAACCCTTGCACTGTCCAGCAATGCTGGAAGGTTGACGTCCTCGTGGAACGCCCACGTGTCCAAGACGCCGTCAACGGCCGCCACCAAACCCGCCGCGAAAATGCGAGCGGCAAGTTCGGTCTCCGGCTGGGTGGCTTGGCCGCTGCTGCCTCGGTGGTCGAGCTGGCCGACGAGGAATTCCTCGATGGCCAGCTCGTAGGCACGGTCAGCGATGCGTTCGTGATCACGCAGCGCTTGTTCGGTGTGCACCAGCCGGTACCGTGGCCGGTAAAGCTCCGGCTGTTCGAAGTACTCGTGTGCCGATGCCAGGCTCACATCGATGGCGGCCTCAATCGGGTCGGCCGTGAGCACGTGTGCCGCCAGTGCTCCCTTGAAGCGCTGGACGCGCTCCTCGTGGTCGGGGAAAGCTGCCTGCTCCTTGGTGGGGAAGTAGCGGAAGAACGTGCGGGCCGCAACGCCGGCCTCCGCTGCAATCTCCTCGGCCGTGACGGCGTCATACCCGCGGTCGATGAACAATTTGATGGCGGCGGCTGCAATCGCGTATTTACGACGCTCGCTCGTTGGCGACATGGGCTGGTACCTCCCGGTTGTGCTTCTAACAGTGACTCTGGCAGTGTCCCACGGCCTCCGCGGGTGGCACGTCGATTGCCGGACTCTGTGTGAAGAACCCCGATGGTTTGAGTGCGAATCCCATCCGCGCTACGGGCATGACTGGCCAATCCTCTGGGCGGACCAGGTGGTGATGGCCCAGTGTGTACCAAAGGACGACGTCCTGATCACGGATGTTCCGGTCCTCCGCAGTCCAGACTTGAAGTCCGTCGGCCCCTGGATCCTGGTTGGGGAACATCCCGGCAGGGTACTTCTCGTCCTTGTTCCAAGGTGTCACCCACAGATGGTGGTACATGTACTCAGCCCGGGCGGCAATGGATGATCCCGGCTGGGCGTAGGGCTTGCAGTTCTCACCCGGCACCAACCGGTAGCCGGGGGTTCCGCCCAGCGCATTCTTAGTAGTGGAACTCTCGATCACCCATGAACGGGAGGTCTCCAGGTTCAAGTCCCGGATGGCTTCCAACTCGGTGTTGAAAGTTGTCTTCACCGGATAGAAGGCGTTTCCGTAGGGGTTGCTTGGTCCCAGGGGGTCCGCATGGGTATTGACCTCGGTAACGCGGTTCTGGATGCCGTCCACCATCGGATCCAAGCGGACGCAGAAGAAGTGCTGATGGTGGGGCGCGTACAGGTTCGGGCCCAGTTTGGTCCCGTGCCGGTTTGTTTCTCCATCGTGCAGCGCACCGGTCTGGACGATCCCGGTAGCCTTGACTTCCAGTTCCATGGTGCCGTCCTGATAGAAGTACCAGTAGAACCCATATTCGTAGTTGCCGATGGTGGATATGGACGAGATCACCAGGCGCCGGGAGCGGCGGACTTCGGTCTTGTCGGTGCGCTGGTCGTAGTGCTTCCAGAGGATCCCGGCATCTTCCTCATGGAGGCAGATCACGTTGTTGCGGGGATCGAGGTCACCTTGGGCGCTGATGACCGTGGAGTCGAAGTAGTAAATCTCGCCGAGGCAGTCGCACCCAAGTTCCAAGGCGTTGGCGCACATTCCGAGCCCGTATTCACCAACATCAAATGCGTTCTTACGACGCTGGGTGAGGGATGTGTCACCATACGGAACGGTCATTTCCGCGATGGAAGCACGGTACATGATCGAGCGATCGTTTCCGTTGTCGTTATAGCGGATGTCGTGCAGAACCAGGCCTTCACGCTGGCTGAAGCCGACCCGGAAACTCCACTTCTGCCAGTTGACCTTCCAACCCTCGACCGTGAAACTCGGCCCTTGCGGCTGGACAATGTCGAGGGGCTTGATGTCCTCGCGCATGGTGTCGATGAACTTGGCCCCATAGTTGGCGTCTTCCATTGGGACCGGGTAGACGTCCTCGTCCTCCAGCCCCACCAATTCCAGCGTGTCAAGGTCGATGAGGGCCACCAGCCCGTCCACCGGGTGGGCGTACTGGTTGTCGTCGTTCTGGGATCTCATGTAGAAGACGCCGCGGGCGATGCGCCGCCCTTGCTCTTCTTCCACCCCAAAGTTGCCGGCGGACCAAGGATCCACCATGACCATGGCGCGCTGTTGGAGGTCCAGGCCACGCTTGCGCAAGGCTTCCTGCACGCGAGGGTCCGACTTCGTTTCTATCTCGATATCGACGAACTCGTCGATGGTGATGGCCGGTTGTTGGCCCGGCATGTCGGTCCAGGACAGAACTGTTTCCTTGCGGACATCGACACTGAGCAAGTGGGTCACCCGGCGGCGTCCATCGAGAAGCAGCACCTCTGCTTGTCGCTCGATTTCCGCGCCGCTGGCCATTTGCTGTTTGGTGGGCTCAGTTAGTTCGATCGAAGCGAACCGCATGTGGTATTCAAACCGGGCGTCGTGGCGGACCGTGGCGGCCACCCGCTCGTATTCATCAGGCGACAGCGGATCCAGCGGGTGTGCAAATTCTGTGAGTTCCTCTGCACGGGTTGCGTACCGCTCACGGAGGGTCTGTACTTTGCGGGCCCTGGTCACCGCGCGCTCGGGCGACCTCCGCGTGTCGCCAATGGACAGCCCCATTGCCTGCTCTTCCAGGCGAAGGCTTTGAGCCTCAATTGTTTGCTTGGTCATTTCACTTGCTCCTCTTCATACACAGCTCAGTAGGCAATGCACACCGACTTGGTCTCGGTGTAGTGTTCGATCGCCGCCTTGCCATGCTCACGGCCCAAGCCTGACTGCTTGAAGCCTCCGAATGGCATGTTCGCGTCGAGGACGCCATGGGTGTTGATCCATATGGTTCCCGCTTTGAGGCGGGGTATGAGTTCGTGCACCCGACTGATGTTCTGGCTCCAGATGCTGGCGGCCAAGGCGTACTCGGAGTCGTTGGCCATCTCGACGAGCTGCTCAATGTCGTCGTAGGGCATGGCGACCAGTACGGGACCGAAGATTTCTTCCTGCACCACCTTCATCGAATGATCGGTGTTCGCCAGGATGGTCGGTTCCACGAAGTAGCCGGGTCCGTCTATGGCATTTCCTCCCAGAATGACCTCGGCGCCTTCTGCGCGGCCCGATTCGATGTAGCTGCATACCCTGTCACGCTGTTCGGCAGAAATCAGGGGACCCAGATGAACATTGGAGTCGAAAGGGGAACCGATGCGGAGGCTGTCGGCCAAGGATGTGATCCTCGTCAGGTACTCGTCGTAACGACGGCGGGGCAGATACAGCCGTGAGCCGGCAACGCATTGCTGTCCGGAATTGAAGAACAGCGCGCGCAGCATCCCCGCGCCGATGAATTCCGGATCAATGTCGTCGAGGACCACTACCGGGGACTTGCCGCCGAGCTCAAGAGAGGTCCGGGTCATGTTCTTCATGGCCTCGATACCGATTTGCTTCCCGACGCTGGTCGAACCGGTGAACGCGATCTTGTCGATGCCCTTGTGCTTGCTGAGCGCCGCACCCGCTTGGTAACCCAAGCCCGTGACAACATT
This genomic window contains:
- a CDS encoding thiolase family protein; its protein translation is MRFERAFIPLGAAWSTPFSRWQGSLASLSSLELAADVTRRALADRGVDSASLTSIALGMTIPQPEAFYATPTLAYRIGAPALGGPVIAQACATSAAVVSHAAQTVEGSDEDELVLAVTADRTSNGPHLVYPTGSGRVQSEDWVLDNFARDPLTGKPMVETAERVAREAGFSRAQLDDMTLLRSTQYQRALAGDRAFQRRYFVQVEVPGPRGSIRMVDADEGVRESTKEGLAALAPTVHGGVVTSGSQTHPADGAAGMLVTTRSRARSLSNHGVAQILSVGTARAELGAMPKAPVLAAGRALRDAAISPGQLDVVTTHNPFVVNDLWLCRELELNPDLLNPYGSSLIYGHPQAPTGMRAIAELIEALTLQGGGTGLFTGCAAGDSAAAVVLRVDLAS
- a CDS encoding phenylacetate--CoA ligase family protein, giving the protein MQSNPTTTETAGLVRDQVRLLQEERLRAQLEYVQGHSPFYRRKFADAGTAFDAIRSVADLAALPFTEKSELRESQLTTPPLGDHAAAALRDVVRVHASSGTTGRPSYVGVTAKDADAWAEVAARVYRCQGVTEDDVVIHGLALGFFVGGLPLAEGVQRTGATFVPVGIGATDRLVQSARDLGATVLSCTPSFARYLIDYMRNRLGEDPRSLGFRRILVGAEPGGSIPSVRQEIESAFGAEVYESVGNADVLPVYSAMCNEFDGNHLLAEDHVIFELIDPETGNVIDWADGAEGELVTTHLLRQCVPLIRFRTRDRVRVRTGACSCGRLSPRITCIGRTDDLLIVNGVNVWPSAISDVVSSMVPATTGAFEILLSQEPPLVVPPLQLRVEHGEAEDLSALMADLERELRDRLIARCEVELVPRGTLERSEGKTRLIRVQAATDTGVRA
- a CDS encoding TetR family transcriptional regulator, which produces MSPTSERRKYAIAAAAIKLFIDRGYDAVTAEEIAAEAGVAARTFFRYFPTKEQAAFPDHEERVQRFKGALAAHVLTADPIEAAIDVSLASAHEYFEQPELYRPRYRLVHTEQALRDHERIADRAYELAIEEFLVGQLDHRGSSGQATQPETELAARIFAAGLVAAVDGVLDTWAFHEDVNLPALLDSARVLVRRSAHALFKTAHTGSSTGAEETSQGLVLVISEDLELQQQIAALVTRHRSLAQ
- a CDS encoding primary-amine oxidase, with product MTKQTIEAQSLRLEEQAMGLSIGDTRRSPERAVTRARKVQTLRERYATRAEELTEFAHPLDPLSPDEYERVAATVRHDARFEYHMRFASIELTEPTKQQMASGAEIERQAEVLLLDGRRRVTHLLSVDVRKETVLSWTDMPGQQPAITIDEFVDIEIETKSDPRVQEALRKRGLDLQQRAMVMVDPWSAGNFGVEEEQGRRIARGVFYMRSQNDDNQYAHPVDGLVALIDLDTLELVGLEDEDVYPVPMEDANYGAKFIDTMREDIKPLDIVQPQGPSFTVEGWKVNWQKWSFRVGFSQREGLVLHDIRYNDNGNDRSIMYRASIAEMTVPYGDTSLTQRRKNAFDVGEYGLGMCANALELGCDCLGEIYYFDSTVISAQGDLDPRNNVICLHEEDAGILWKHYDQRTDKTEVRRSRRLVISSISTIGNYEYGFYWYFYQDGTMELEVKATGIVQTGALHDGETNRHGTKLGPNLYAPHHQHFFCVRLDPMVDGIQNRVTEVNTHADPLGPSNPYGNAFYPVKTTFNTELEAIRDLNLETSRSWVIESSTTKNALGGTPGYRLVPGENCKPYAQPGSSIAARAEYMYHHLWVTPWNKDEKYPAGMFPNQDPGADGLQVWTAEDRNIRDQDVVLWYTLGHHHLVRPEDWPVMPVARMGFALKPSGFFTQSPAIDVPPAEAVGHCQSHC
- a CDS encoding aldehyde dehydrogenase gives rise to the protein MFVSTEFVPPPVLDSFLSRKHRMLIADQWVDAVSGAEIDVLDPSTGCFIAKVPAADEPDVDLAVRAARTALEGPWGSVLPHHRAQLMHRLADLIEERGEEIASLEALEQGKLLDVARTVEVGMAADYVRYMAGWATKIEGSTFDLSPTDDDGTRFHAFTRREPVGVVAAIVPWNFPHLMAVWKVAPALATGCTVVLKPAEQTPLTALLLAELVLEAGFPSGVLNVVTGLGYQAGAALSKHKGIDKIAFTGSTSVGKQIGIEAMKNMTRTSLELGGKSPVVVLDDIDPEFIGAGMLRALFFNSGQQCVAGSRLYLPRRRYDEYLTRITSLADSLRIGSPFDSNVHLGPLISAEQRDRVCSYIESGRAEGAEVILGGNAIDGPGYFVEPTILANTDHSMKVVQEEIFGPVLVAMPYDDIEQLVEMANDSEYALAASIWSQNISRVHELIPRLKAGTIWINTHGVLDANMPFGGFKQSGLGREHGKAAIEHYTETKSVCIAY